Proteins from a single region of Oreochromis niloticus isolate F11D_XX linkage group LG7, O_niloticus_UMD_NMBU, whole genome shotgun sequence:
- the si:ch1073-390k14.1 gene encoding uncharacterized protein si:ch1073-390k14.1, whose protein sequence is MPPSGADAQATVKWWLGEVLEGREDPEGFFAMCVSILGHRETRSQFLSLIEPLSTGDRLLHASLTSIYQEYFTKTEDDELELALALSLLDMKGQPLQSPSQESQPLQSGDAQNQRGSVQMNSILKPEGSNCTNQTGSWKRESAPQTAREMEFQISTYPNKQTLGTDQTVCVSEQEGDVDQSQKPKRSKNRRQRRKCTGQHLVGLPRSPSATPPVLLWFRRDLRLCDNPALVASLEVGAPVIPVFIWSPEEEEGTGVTVAMGGACKYWLHQALLCFCSSLEHIGSHLVFLKANGEMTSAESSLKALKELIKDTGARTVLANALYEPWLKERDDLVVSTLQKQGVEFRMFHSFCLRDPYSVTTEGVGLRGIGSVSHFMSCCRQNPGTAVGVPLDPPVSLPTPAHWPKGVCLDELGLARMPRRKDGTMVDWAVNIRKTWDFSEGGAQARLEAFLHDGVYRYEKESGRADAPNTSCLSPYLHFGQLSPRWLMWDAKGARCRPLKFQRKLAWRDLAYWQLTLFPDLPWESIRPPYKALRWSSDRGHLKAWQRGRTGYPLVDAAMRQLWQTGWMNNYMRHVVASFLIAYLHLPWQEGYRWFQDTLVDADVAIDAMMWQNGGMCGLDHWNFVMHPVDAAMTCDPYGTYVRKWCPELADLPDELIHKPWKCPASMLRRAGVVFGQSYPERIITDLEERRNQSLQDVALVRREFEQYVDKRSGCDLVPLPPRLVSEALGLSHKDGAVVTQGKQFLLPVITRMEFKHQQEDPDADATSNPYNAVLKGYVSRKRDETIAFLNERDFTASVMHEAIQRKERLNSDYRRMEGLPPSPSPRGRARRTPTAKDRFSIVPGGAVTSLK, encoded by the exons ATGCCTCCTTCAGGAGCTGATGCCCAAGCCACAGTTAAATGGTGGTTAGGGGAAGTACTGGAGGGTCGAGAGGATCCCGAGGGTTTCTTCGCCATGTGTGTGTCCATCCTGGGGCACCGAGAGACCCGCTCACAGTTTCTGTCCCTCATCGAGCCTCTGTCCACGGGTGACAGACTCCTGCACGCCAGTCTCACCTCCATCTACCAGGAATATTTCACCAAG ACTGAAGACGACGAGCTGGAACTTGCTTTGGCTCTCTCTCTACTGGATATGAAAGGTCAACCTCTGCAGTCTCCCAGCCAAGAATCCCAACCGCTGCAGTCTGGAGATGCTCAAAATCAGAGAGGATCTGTTCAGATGAATTCCATATTAAAGCCTGAAGGAAGCAACTGCACCAATCAAACTGGATCctggaagagagagagtgcaCCACAGACAGCCAGAGAGATGGAGTTTCAAATAAGTACGTATCCTAATAAGCAGACACTCGGGACAGAtcagactgtgtgtgtctcagaaCAGGAGGGAGATGTGGATCAATCACAGAAACCAAAACGCTCTAAGAATAGGCGGCAGAGGCGAAAATGTACTGGCCAGCACCTTGTAGGTTTACCCCGTTCTCCATCAGCAACACCACCAGTGTTACTGTGGTTCAGGAGGGATTTGCGGCTGTGTGACAATCCTGCTCTCGTGGCGTCACTAGAAGTGGGTGCACCTGTCATACCTGTCTTCATCTGGAGCCCTGAAGAAGAGGAGGGAACAGGCGTTACAGTGGCTATGGGAGGAGCTT GTAAATATTGGTTGCATCAggcattgttgtgtttttgttcatctttggaGCACATCGGCAGCCATCTTGTCTTCCTCAAGGCAAATGGGGAGATGACAAGTGCTGAATCTTCTCTGAAGGCACTTAAGGAGCTGATAAAAGACACTGGGGCAAGAACAGTGCTGGCTAATGCCTTGTATGAGCCCTGGCTGAAGGAGAGAGACGATCTGGTAGTATCGACTCTGCAGAAACAAGGTGTTGAATTCAGGATGTTCCACTCTTTTTGTCTCAGAGACCCTTATTCTGTCACCACAGAGGGCGTTGGCCTTCGAG GAATAGGTTCAGTGTCTCACTTCATGAGCTGCTGTAGACAGAACCCAGGGACCGCAGTAGGGGTTCCCCTGGACCCTCCGGTATCTCTCCCTACACCTGCCCACTGGCCAAAGGGGGTCTGTTTGGATGAACTAGGCTTGGCACGCATGCCCCGCAGGAAGGATGGCACAATG GTTGACTGGGCAGTGAACATTAGAAAGACCTGGGATTTTAGTGAAGGAGGAGCGCAAGCCCGTCTAGAGGCCTTTCTTCATGATG GTGTGTATAGATATGAAAAAGAGTCAGGCAGGGCAGATGCTCCAAACACCAGCTGCTTGTCACCCTATCTTCATTTTGGTCAGCTCAGTCCACGCTGGTTAATGTGGGATGCCAAAGGAGCACGTTGTCGACCCCTAAAGTTCCAACGCAAATTGGCGTGGAGAGATTTGGCTTATTGGCAGCTCACGCTGTTTCCTGACCTCCCATGGGAATCCATCAGACCTCCATACAAG GCTTTGCGGTGGAGCAGTGATCGGGGCCACCTCAAGGCATGGCAGCGAGGACGAACAGGGTACCCTCTGGTCGATGCAGCCATGAGGCAGCTGTGGCAGACAGGCTGGATGAACAACTACATGAGACATGTAGTGGCATCTTTTCTCATTGCATATCTTCATCTGCCTTGGCAAGAAGGCTATCGCTGGTTCCAG GACACCCTGGTGGATGCAGATGTTGCCATTGATGCAATGATGTGGCAGAATGGGGGCATGTGTGGCCTGGATCACTGGAACTTTGTCATGCACCCTGTTGACGCAGCAATGACCTGTGACCCCTATGGTACCTATGTTAGAAAATGGTGTCCTGAACTTGCAGATCTGCCTGACGAGCTTATTCACAAACCCTGGAAATGTCCTGCATCCATGCTGCGACGTGCAG GTGTGGTGTTTGGCCAGTCGTATCCCGAGCGAATAATTACAGATCTCGAGGAGCGAAGGAATCAGTCTTTGCAGGATGTAGCTTTGGTGCGCAGGGAGTTTGAACAGTATGTGGACAAGCGCTCAGGCTGCGATTTGGTGCCTTTGCCCCCACGCCTGGTCTCTGAGGCTTTGGGTTTATCACATAAGGATGGGGCTGTGGTGACACAAGGAAAGCAGTTCCTGTTGCCTGTCATCACTCGCATGGAATTCAAACACCAGCAAGAAGATCCGGATGCTGATGCCACATCAAACCCCTACAACGCAGTTTTAAAAGGATACGTGAGCCGAAAGAGGGACGAGACCATTGCTTTCCTTAATGAGAGAGACTTCACTGCCAGTGTAATGCATGAGGCAATCCAAAGAAAGGAGAGGCTCAACAGCGATTATCGGAGAATGGAAGGGCTCCCACCGTCTCCTTCACCTCGAGGAAGGGCCAGACGAACTCCAACAGCCAAGGACAGGTTCTCTATAGTACCCGGTGGGGCAGTCACTTCTCTAAAGTGA
- the LOC100702337 gene encoding glycine cleavage system H protein, mitochondrial, which translates to MAACWLLRSLSSNFSTVLPLLARSASLSPLQLASKPYFGRTLASSSRLSAALKFTDKHEWIRVEDGIGTVGISSFAQEALGDVVYCGLPEVGTQLAQQDEFGALESVKAASELYSPLTGEVVEVNTLLADNPGLVNKSCYKDGWLMKMSISKPAELDSLMDEAAYERYIRSIED; encoded by the exons ATGGCTGCCTGTTGGCTACTCCGTTCCCTCTCTTCCAACTTTTCTACAGTTTTGCCTTTACTCGCTCGTTCAGCGTCGCTTTCTCCATTGCAGCTGGCATCTAAGCCTTATTTTGGGAGAACGCTAGCGTCTTCTAGCCGGTTGTCAGCAG CGCTTAAATTCACAGACAAACACGAATGGATTCGTGTGGAAGACGGAATCGGGACGGTCGGAATCAGCAGCTTTGCACAA GAGGCATTGGGAGATGTAGTTTATTGTGGACTGCCAGAGGTGGGGACACAGCTGGCTCAGCAAG ATGAGTTTGGAGCTCTGGAAAGTGTAAAGGCAGCCAGTGAGCTTTATTCTCCTTTAACTGGAGAAGTTGTAGAGGTCAACACGCTACTGGCAGACAACCCTGGTCTGGTCAATAAATCTTGCTACAAAGATG GTTGGCTCATGAAGATGAGCATTTCCAAACCTGCTGAGCTTGACAGTCTAATGGATGAAGCTGCATATGAGAGATACATCCGTTCTATTGAGGACTGA
- the fam107b gene encoding protein FAM107B isoform X1, producing the protein MATMFRYPVFPHLQDPCDPGLSLSAGRSVMAEPDYMDEDCDELIKPKKLINPVKSSRNHQDLHRELLMNQKRGLAPQNKPELQKVLEKRKRDQVLKQQKEEQEAHKKRSDLEIELMKRQQKLEQLELEQQKIEEEQENTPEFVKMKSNLRRTKQETDGEERTT; encoded by the exons ATGGCTACAATGTTCAGATACCCCGTCTTTCCTCATCTGCAGG ATCCCTGTGATCCTGGTTTGTCGCTGTCAGCAGGGAGGAGTGTCATGGCGGAACCGGACTATATGGACGAAGACTGTGATGAGCTCATCAAGCCGAAGAAACTGATCAACCCAGTGAAAAGCTCCCGTAATCACCAGGACTTGCACAGAGAGTTGCTCATGAACCAGAAGAG GGGTCTGGCTCCTCAGAACAAGCCTGAGCTCCAGAAGGTtctggaaaagagaaaaagggaCCAAGTTCTCAAGCAACAGAAGGAGGAGCAAGAAGCCCACAAGAAGAGGAGTGACTTGGAGATAGAGCTCATGAAAAGACAACAGAAACTAGAGCAG CTTGAACTGGAGCAACAGAAAATTGAGGAGGAACAGGAGAACACCCCCGAGTTTGTGAAGATGAAAAGCAACCTGCGCAGGACCAAGCAGGAGACCGACGGGGAGGAACGAACCacctaa
- the fam107b gene encoding protein FAM107B isoform X2, whose protein sequence is MAEPDYMDEDCDELIKPKKLINPVKSSRNHQDLHRELLMNQKRGLAPQNKPELQKVLEKRKRDQVLKQQKEEQEAHKKRSDLEIELMKRQQKLEQLELEQQKIEEEQENTPEFVKMKSNLRRTKQETDGEERTT, encoded by the exons ATGGCGGAACCGGACTATATGGACGAAGACTGTGATGAGCTCATCAAGCCGAAGAAACTGATCAACCCAGTGAAAAGCTCCCGTAATCACCAGGACTTGCACAGAGAGTTGCTCATGAACCAGAAGAG GGGTCTGGCTCCTCAGAACAAGCCTGAGCTCCAGAAGGTtctggaaaagagaaaaagggaCCAAGTTCTCAAGCAACAGAAGGAGGAGCAAGAAGCCCACAAGAAGAGGAGTGACTTGGAGATAGAGCTCATGAAAAGACAACAGAAACTAGAGCAG CTTGAACTGGAGCAACAGAAAATTGAGGAGGAACAGGAGAACACCCCCGAGTTTGTGAAGATGAAAAGCAACCTGCGCAGGACCAAGCAGGAGACCGACGGGGAGGAACGAACCacctaa